A genomic segment from Nicotiana tabacum cultivar K326 chromosome 7, ASM71507v2, whole genome shotgun sequence encodes:
- the LOC107779465 gene encoding cold-regulated 413 plasma membrane protein 1, whose amino-acid sequence MMGMKKSYLAMKTDAAVASDLIDSDLKEIGFAAKKLAKHAIMLGGIGFGTTFFMWLASFAAIYLLILDRTNWRSNMLTTLLIPYIFLSLPSLLFGLFRGDFGKWLSLIAVITRLFFPKHFPDWLEAPAALVLLMVVAPSLLADTFRDSWIGTLVCLVIGCYLLQEHIRASGGFRNSFTKANGISNTVGIVLLLVYPVWALILHFL is encoded by the exons ATGATGGGGATGAAGAAGAGTTATTTGGCAATGAAGACAGATGCAGCAGTCGCAAGTGATCTGATTGATTCAGATTTGAAGGAAATTGGTTTTGCTGCTAAGAAATTAGCTAAGCATGCCATTATGCTTGGTGGCATTGGTTTTGGCACTACTTTCTTCATGTGGCTTGCTTCTTTTGCTGCTAT TTACTTGCTGATCTTGGATCGAACAAACTGGAGGAGCAATATGCTCACAACTCTCCTAATTCCTTACATTTTCTTGAGTCTCCCTTCGTTGTTGTTTGGTTTGTTCAG GGGAGATTTTGGAAAATGGCTATCTTTGATCGCTGTTATAACACGCCTTTTCTTCCCTAAACACTTTCCAG ATTGGCTAGAAGCGCCAGCAGCACTGGTCCTTCTAATGGTGGTGGCTCCTAGTTTGTTGGCTGACACCTTCAGGGATAGTTGGATTGGTACGTTGGTTTGCCTAGTTATTGGATGTTATCTTTTGCAAGAACACATTAGAGCTTCTGGAGGTTTCAGGAATTCTTTCACTAAAGCCAATGGCATTTCAAACACTGTTGGGATCGTTCTCCTTTTGGTATATCCAGTCTGGGCATTGATTCTACACTTCCTATAA
- the LOC142162428 gene encoding uncharacterized protein LOC142162428, with translation MSSTGNSSNVSSDSTTSESALSIVEPSHPLYLYPLDSPGTVIVASIFNGLGYGSWRQGMLIALSCKNKIGLINGTVAKPSTNLPLYEAWYWCNDMVTAWILNRLDLEIRESVMYTESAQKLWKEIEQRYGKPNGTKVFQIRKEISSISQGSSNIASYFSRIKKLWDELDFSITYPPCVCGCKEGF, from the coding sequence ATGAGTTCTACTGGTAATTCTTCGAATGTGAGTAGTGATTCTACAACTTCTGAATCTGCACTGTCAATTGTAGAGCCATCCCACCCACTCTATCTGTATCCATTAGATTCTCCTGGTACTGTAATTGTAGCTAGTATTTTCAATGGATTAGGATATGGAAGTTGGCGTCAAGGTATGCTCATAGCTCTTTCATGTAAGAACAAGATAGGTTTAATCAATGGGACAGTTGCTAAGCCCAGTACGAATTTGCCTCTATATGAGGCTTGGTATTGGTGCAACGACATGGTTACAGCTTGGATTCTAAATAGACTAGATTTAGAAATCAGAGAAAGCGTGATGTATACTGAATCTGCCCAAAAACTATGGAAGGAGATCGAACAACGTTATGGAAAGCCAAATGGAACTAAAGTGTTTCAAATACGCAAAGAAATCTCTTCAATTTCTCAGGGTTCATCCAACATAGCCTCCTATTTCAGTAGGATCAAAAAGCTTTGGGATGAATTGGATTTCTCTATCACATATCCTCCCTGTGTTTGTGGGTGTAAAGAAGGTTTTTAG